In the genome of Xanthocytophaga agilis, the window TTCCGGAAAGAAGAAGCAATGAATATATATATGTTTTCATGGGTCTGTATTTAAATTTAGTGTCAGGTTAGAGTACAGAAGACAGAGAGATTTACAAACATTCTGTCTTCTGTACAGAAAGTTTATTTTAAAACACTACATTCAGGTTAAATCCGTAACGACGGGTAGTTGGGGTCTGAAGGTTAGAAGAACTCTGACTACCTGCATATTGATCAATATCTACATCTTTTTCTTTTGCAAAGTAAAGAAGGTTACGTCCTACAAAAGATACATTAGCCTGTCTGATAAAAGTCTTAGATAACCATGTAGAAGGAATAGTATATCCAATGACTACTTCTCTTAACTTTCCAAATGTTTTACTGATTAGATTACCCTCTGCAGTAGAGTAATAGCGACTGATATAATCCTGCAGAAAAGTCTTTGTTGTGTTAGGGGCATATTGTAATTCATCATAGTTGGTTACCTTTCCATCTGTTCCATAGTTAATAGCAGCCCCATTTGATATTACAACGCCCTGTCCTATGTAGGATTTTACATTTTGTACGTCATTGGCACGAGCAATACCCATATCACCCTGTACAGTAGCAATATGACGACCACCTCGGAAAGTCTGACGTTTTACATAATCAACCATAACACCTCCTACCCGACCATCAAACTGAAAACTCAATGTAACTCCTTTGTAATTGAATTTGTTATTAATTGACCACACCCAATCAGGATTCGAATATCCCAGAAATTGATTTATAGTAGTTTGAATAGGTCGTCCACCATTATCATTGATAATCTTACCGTCTGGGGTTCTTACGAATGCCTGGTCATAGTATTTATCTACACGATCACCAATTTTATAGAATGTATTTAATGACTTTTCATTACCATAAAACTCTTTATAAATTTCTTTATACGTTGACCAGTTAGCAACAACATCCCATGTAAATCCATTATTTGTTTTTATAGGAGTACCTGTTACAGCTATTTCCCAACCTGTTTTTTGCGTTTTAATTCCATTAACTAAAGCATAATCATAACCTGTAGTTTGTGAAATAGGTAAACTGAATATACGCGGTCCATTGTTGTTTGTATAGTAGGTCAGATCAAATCCTAAACGGTTTTGTAGAAAACGGATATCCAGACCAGCCTCAAACGAAGAAGTGGAAGTAGGCTTTAGATTAGGGTTATTTAACGTATTTGTATATACAGCATATGGTTGGTTGTTATAATATTTACTTAATGAATAAGATGCAGAATTGACATAACTTGGTCCATCATACGAAGAATAATAAGCAGCACCATAGCCAATAGGATATCCGGCAGGGCCAATTGTAGAAGAAGTGCCACCATCTTTCACATTAGCATAAGATCCTCTTACCTTTAGAAAAGACATCACAGAAGGCAGATCTACATAATCAGAAATAACTGTACTTGCTGTAACAGACGGATAGAAGTAGGTGTTATTCTTGGCAGGCAATGTAGAAAGCTTATCTACACGACCTGTTGTAGACAAGTTAAGAAAACCTTTGTAGGACAGATCAAGAGAGTAATAGCCACTACCTACCTGCATCTTTGAGTTAAAATTATAAACTTGGACAGCATTGCGGGAGTTACTGAAATTATACACTCCAGGCGTATTGAGATAATCTGTTGTAGCAAAGGTAGAAGTATAATTAAATGTACGAAGACTACCACCAGCAAAGGCTGTTACATTCAAACCAGGTAATACATCTTTACTAAACCGTAATAAAAGATCTGTATTATTCTCGAATAGATTTCTGCGGTCTTCCCTATAATCTCCCATACCTAGTTCTCTATCATACGAAATAGCAGAATAAGGCATCTTCTCTGTTCTCAATACATTCCATGTAGTTACCTGAGTACGGAGAGTTGCCTCCAAATAGTCAGTCAGCTTATAGCGCAATGATGTATATCCATATACATCGTTTTTGTAATGTCCACGTAACCATTCTTTTACAACAAACCATGGGTTATTATAACGTTGATACTCTGCATAAATCTGTGCTGTTCCCTCCTTACCAGGCTGCCAGTATGACCCTCCCTTATCTGGATTAAAGTCATCAATATTCCAGTCGGCGCCACCCCATATAGTAATATTGTAAATCAAACTATTGGGCCCATAATTTACATCCGTAATATTAGGAGTGCTTTGTCTGTTGTAATTAATACTGGATTCCAAACGGAGCTTAGGAGAAAAGTTTATCCCGTTTGCCATGTTGAAATTGGTAATATTCAACTGAGTATTAGGAATAATGCCTTTCTGATAAGAATTAGAAACGGAAAATCGCAGATCATACTTGTCATTACTAGATGATATAGAAATATTGTTAGTAGATAAGATCCCGGTTTGAATAAATCTATTCAGGTTATCTTTACCACGAGCTATAAAAGGAGTAGGCTGTCTATCACTGGTAAAAACAGCACCATTAGGAAATGTAGTAGTATACGTTTGTCCAGGAGTAACCGGACTATCATATTGTGGCAATAATTGTCCATTCAATGCGGGTCCCCAAATGTCATAATCTCCATCATTCTTCCCAGCACCTTTGCCATTGCCAAACGCATATACACCATGATCTCCGGGACCATACATATTCTGTGTTTTAGGGATAGCATTAAATCCCCGATCAAACATGGTACTTGAATTAAACTCTATAGAAAATCCTCTTTTATCAGAAGAACCTCTTTTAGTAGTAATCAGAATAGCACCATTCTTACCTCTGGAGCCGTAAAGAGCAGAAGCATTAGGGCCTTTTAGTACAGTATATGTTTCAATATCATCAGGACTTACATTCCATGTATCTGAGTTAACAGGTACACCATCTACAACAAAAAGCAAATCTTCATTTCCTCTAAGTACTAGTTGAGGACGGCCCAGCATTTCAGCAGAAGCTCCAACAGTCAAACCTGCCACCTTACCCACTAATGAATTGATAGGGTTAGGCTCACGGGCTTTAATCAGATCTTCCCCTTTTACTTCTTGTGTAGCATACCCAATAGTTTTTGCATCTTTTTTAATACCTAGGGCTGTCACAACTACTTCCTGCAATGCCTTTGTATCAGCCACCAAAGGCACATCTATTACGGCTCTGTTGCCTATAGTTATCTCTTGTGACAAATAACCTATAAAGGAAAATATCAGCATCTCTTTTCCCTCAGGAACCTCAATAGAGTATTTACCATCAGCACCAGTAGTTGTACCTTTTGTTGTACCTTTAACAACAACAGATACACCTGGTAAACCAGCATCTTCTTCTGTAGATGTCACCTTTCCTGTAATAGTCCGGGTTTGTGCATAGCTATCATATACCCCCAGAAAAAATACACAGAAAAGTGTAAACCCCACACACCTCTTTAGCAAAGAAAATGGGTTGTGTAAATAATTTTTCATACATTTGGTCGTTTTTTAATGAATAGTGGTATTTGTTAAAAACAAAGAAAGCCCTGGATCACTTTTTAACTGAAAAGTGACCTGGTGTTCATGGGAAGATGGACAAACAAAGGCTTTTGCATTAACCGGGGTTGTTGCCGCAATCCCGGTTTTTTTATAGCCTTATGAGAATAGGAAGTCTTTTATTTTATCATAGATTGTTAGATAGAGAAGGGTAGTTTGTTTTAAGTATGGTTCAAAAGTATAAACTCTAAGTTTACTAATATACAACTTAATTTTAAATCATTGTTAAATTTTGCCCCTGGTGGC includes:
- a CDS encoding SusC/RagA family TonB-linked outer membrane protein; the protein is MKNYLHNPFSLLKRCVGFTLFCVFFLGVYDSYAQTRTITGKVTSTEEDAGLPGVSVVVKGTTKGTTTGADGKYSIEVPEGKEMLIFSFIGYLSQEITIGNRAVIDVPLVADTKALQEVVVTALGIKKDAKTIGYATQEVKGEDLIKAREPNPINSLVGKVAGLTVGASAEMLGRPQLVLRGNEDLLFVVDGVPVNSDTWNVSPDDIETYTVLKGPNASALYGSRGKNGAILITTKRGSSDKRGFSIEFNSSTMFDRGFNAIPKTQNMYGPGDHGVYAFGNGKGAGKNDGDYDIWGPALNGQLLPQYDSPVTPGQTYTTTFPNGAVFTSDRQPTPFIARGKDNLNRFIQTGILSTNNISISSSNDKYDLRFSVSNSYQKGIIPNTQLNITNFNMANGINFSPKLRLESSINYNRQSTPNITDVNYGPNSLIYNITIWGGADWNIDDFNPDKGGSYWQPGKEGTAQIYAEYQRYNNPWFVVKEWLRGHYKNDVYGYTSLRYKLTDYLEATLRTQVTTWNVLRTEKMPYSAISYDRELGMGDYREDRRNLFENNTDLLLRFSKDVLPGLNVTAFAGGSLRTFNYTSTFATTDYLNTPGVYNFSNSRNAVQVYNFNSKMQVGSGYYSLDLSYKGFLNLSTTGRVDKLSTLPAKNNTYFYPSVTASTVISDYVDLPSVMSFLKVRGSYANVKDGGTSSTIGPAGYPIGYGAAYYSSYDGPSYVNSASYSLSKYYNNQPYAVYTNTLNNPNLKPTSTSSFEAGLDIRFLQNRLGFDLTYYTNNNGPRIFSLPISQTTGYDYALVNGIKTQKTGWEIAVTGTPIKTNNGFTWDVVANWSTYKEIYKEFYGNEKSLNTFYKIGDRVDKYYDQAFVRTPDGKIINDNGGRPIQTTINQFLGYSNPDWVWSINNKFNYKGVTLSFQFDGRVGGVMVDYVKRQTFRGGRHIATVQGDMGIARANDVQNVKSYIGQGVVISNGAAINYGTDGKVTNYDELQYAPNTTKTFLQDYISRYYSTAEGNLISKTFGKLREVVIGYTIPSTWLSKTFIRQANVSFVGRNLLYFAKEKDVDIDQYAGSQSSSNLQTPTTRRYGFNLNVVF